One window of the Conexibacter sp. SYSU D00693 genome contains the following:
- a CDS encoding sensor histidine kinase, which translates to MTRPGSRSRQLALDAALTAAVFGFSVAQMATEAFGAKEGQASDGDVVGAAVCLLAALPLLARHRAPRAALAAVLAGSVALVALDLAVLTAPAPAIVLATLAARDRSRQDALVVLGVCVAAFAAFAAVASVRFEPEAGEYAITALLWAGGWIVSDRRRLARERAAQEREQAAQERERVAREQRLAVAEERTRIARELHDSAGHAINSILIQAGAARLVQDSQPERSREAIATIEAIARETMQELDAILGGLRDGAPADLEPLPGIDRIPALVERHRAAGLDFSLHDRTGPALRLPPAVDRAAYRIAQEAMTNAARHGAGAAELTLECRDGVLALTVVNPVAGGAPARPSGGHGLTGMRERAALLGGTLDARSVGGRFEVRATLPRGARTP; encoded by the coding sequence ATGACCAGGCCCGGGTCGCGCTCGCGCCAGCTGGCGCTCGACGCCGCGCTCACGGCTGCGGTGTTCGGCTTCTCGGTCGCGCAGATGGCCACCGAGGCGTTCGGCGCCAAGGAGGGCCAGGCGAGCGACGGCGACGTGGTCGGCGCGGCCGTCTGCCTGCTCGCCGCGCTCCCGCTGCTGGCGCGCCACCGGGCGCCGCGAGCGGCGCTGGCGGCGGTCCTCGCCGGCTCGGTAGCGCTCGTCGCGCTCGACCTCGCCGTGCTCACCGCGCCCGCTCCGGCGATCGTCCTCGCCACGCTCGCCGCGCGCGACCGCAGCAGGCAGGACGCCCTCGTGGTCCTGGGCGTCTGCGTCGCCGCCTTCGCGGCGTTCGCCGCCGTCGCCTCGGTCCGCTTCGAGCCCGAGGCGGGCGAGTACGCGATCACCGCGCTACTGTGGGCGGGCGGCTGGATCGTCAGCGATCGCCGCCGTCTGGCCCGGGAGCGAGCCGCACAGGAACGCGAGCAGGCCGCGCAGGAGCGCGAGCGCGTCGCGCGCGAGCAGCGCCTCGCGGTCGCCGAGGAGCGCACGCGGATCGCTCGCGAGCTCCACGACTCGGCCGGGCACGCGATCAACTCGATCCTCATCCAGGCCGGGGCGGCGCGGCTCGTCCAGGACAGTCAGCCCGAGCGCAGCCGCGAGGCGATCGCCACCATCGAGGCGATCGCCCGCGAGACCATGCAGGAGCTCGACGCGATCCTGGGCGGGCTGCGCGACGGCGCGCCGGCAGACCTGGAGCCGCTGCCCGGCATCGACCGCATCCCGGCGCTGGTCGAGCGCCACCGGGCCGCCGGCCTGGACTTCTCGCTGCACGACCGCACGGGGCCCGCGCTGCGCCTGCCGCCGGCGGTCGACCGCGCCGCCTACCGCATCGCCCAGGAGGCGATGACCAACGCCGCGCGCCACGGAGCCGGCGCCGCGGAGCTGACGCTCGAGTGCCGCGACGGCGTGCTGGCGCTCACCGTCGTCAACCCCGTCGCCGGCGGCGCACCGGCGCGGCCCTCGGGCGGCCACGGCCTGACCGGGATGCGCGAGCGCGCCGCGCTGCTCGGCGGCACGCTGGACGCCCGCAGCGTCGGTGGCCGCTTCGAGGTCCGTGCGACGCTGCCCCGGGGCGCGAGGACGCCGTGA
- a CDS encoding ATP-dependent DNA helicase: protein MADVPVLSGPALDAVRHRGSHMQIIASAGSGKTEVVSQRVVDLLADGVAPEGIVAFTFTERAAAELKDRITKRVETRLGRETLDRLNGLFVGTIHAYCFRFLQQHVPRYETYDVLDDNQLTAFLSREARRLDVRQLDPGDRLFASIDAFLTGVDVVENEMLDPKSVPDPFGTVLRDYYETLERYRLLTYGQQIVRAVRELQRPELASSIHETLRQLIVDEYQDINPAQERLIELLAGPDVELCVVGDDQQAIYQWRGSDVSNIVTFATRYDNVATFAITTNYRSRPQLIAAANKFAESIPDRLDKQMLPSRTSAGPRPEVVVWDEDTAADEAGQIAWLVDELISAGVPPRDIAVLVRGRASYKALTDQFATFGIPVQPGGRTGLFDQPEGRVLGRTTAWLSDVDWRDPYQRGNPVTERDLLDEFQAAFHLDDAARNRLRRVLLDWKAAVPRTDRTADLVGELYELLTVLEVREWDLGDPLEVNRLGTLARFSALLADYESVRRRARPDAAAAGEQVGGESRGIWYYRNLALHIINYAQGAFEGFDGEDDFALNAIDLTTVHRAKGLEWPAVFVPAVTAKRFPSSRTGEVRDWLVPRSMFDAPRYEGSDADERRLFYVAMTRARDWLSVSRHQRVTKQRVAQSPYHAELSEHATSPDDIHLPPIEPRGEGDDAELLITFSELASFIDCGMAYRLRKLIGFQPRLAPELGYGKAVHHVLRRVAETTRDTGHVPTSSEIDALLDSSFFLPTANKVAHRQLKDAARRLITTYATKHEGDLHRIWETERPFELHLDGVTVSGRADVILDHEGGVPTALALVDYKTSVRGTALDHALQLQVYANAGLREGLDVRAAFVHDLKRAARDPVGVAPGDIQAAEKTVTDAAARIRAREYTPNPGVACRSCEVRSVCKHAQP, encoded by the coding sequence GTGGCTGACGTCCCCGTTCTCAGCGGGCCTGCCCTCGACGCGGTCCGCCACCGCGGCAGCCACATGCAGATCATCGCCTCGGCCGGCTCCGGGAAGACCGAGGTCGTCTCGCAGCGGGTCGTCGACCTCCTCGCCGATGGCGTCGCGCCGGAGGGCATCGTGGCGTTCACCTTCACGGAGCGCGCAGCGGCGGAACTCAAGGATCGGATCACGAAGCGAGTGGAGACGCGCCTCGGGCGCGAGACGCTCGACAGGCTCAACGGCCTGTTCGTGGGCACGATCCACGCCTACTGCTTCCGGTTCTTGCAGCAGCACGTTCCTCGGTACGAGACGTACGACGTCCTCGATGACAACCAGCTGACCGCGTTTCTGTCGCGTGAGGCTCGGCGGCTTGACGTGCGTCAGCTCGATCCGGGTGACCGCCTGTTCGCATCGATCGATGCCTTCCTGACCGGCGTCGACGTCGTCGAGAACGAGATGCTCGACCCGAAGTCCGTCCCCGACCCCTTCGGGACGGTCCTTCGCGACTACTACGAGACGCTCGAGCGCTACCGACTACTGACGTATGGGCAGCAGATCGTCCGCGCGGTCCGCGAGCTCCAACGGCCCGAGCTCGCGTCGAGCATCCACGAGACGCTCCGTCAGCTGATCGTCGACGAGTACCAGGACATCAACCCGGCGCAGGAGCGGCTGATCGAGCTCCTCGCCGGCCCCGACGTCGAGCTGTGCGTCGTCGGCGACGACCAGCAGGCGATCTACCAATGGCGCGGGTCAGACGTTTCCAACATCGTCACCTTCGCAACCCGGTACGACAACGTCGCCACATTCGCGATCACGACGAACTACCGGTCGCGCCCGCAGCTCATCGCCGCCGCCAACAAGTTTGCCGAGTCGATCCCGGATCGGCTCGACAAGCAGATGCTGCCGTCACGAACGTCGGCCGGCCCGCGCCCCGAGGTCGTCGTCTGGGACGAGGACACCGCAGCCGACGAAGCCGGACAGATCGCGTGGCTGGTCGACGAGCTGATCAGCGCCGGCGTGCCCCCGCGCGACATCGCGGTGCTCGTGCGTGGCCGGGCCTCCTACAAGGCGCTGACCGACCAGTTCGCGACGTTCGGCATCCCGGTGCAGCCGGGCGGCAGGACCGGGTTGTTCGACCAGCCCGAAGGTCGCGTCCTCGGCAGGACCACGGCGTGGCTGAGCGACGTCGACTGGCGCGACCCGTACCAGCGTGGCAACCCGGTCACCGAGCGCGACCTCCTCGACGAGTTCCAAGCCGCGTTCCATCTCGACGACGCAGCGCGGAATCGTCTGCGCCGAGTTCTGCTCGACTGGAAGGCGGCCGTCCCGAGGACGGACCGCACCGCCGACCTCGTAGGCGAGCTCTACGAACTGCTCACGGTCCTGGAGGTCCGGGAGTGGGATCTCGGCGACCCGCTCGAGGTGAATCGGCTCGGGACGCTCGCGAGGTTCTCCGCCTTGCTAGCCGACTACGAGTCCGTCCGTCGGCGGGCCCGACCCGACGCGGCCGCCGCGGGGGAGCAGGTCGGCGGCGAGAGCCGAGGCATCTGGTACTACCGCAACCTCGCCCTCCACATCATCAACTACGCGCAGGGCGCGTTCGAGGGCTTCGATGGCGAGGACGACTTCGCGCTCAACGCGATCGACCTGACCACCGTCCACCGCGCGAAGGGCTTGGAGTGGCCCGCGGTCTTCGTGCCGGCCGTCACCGCGAAGCGATTCCCGTCCTCGCGGACCGGCGAGGTCCGCGACTGGCTCGTCCCTCGCTCGATGTTCGACGCGCCGCGCTACGAGGGCAGCGATGCCGACGAGCGTCGGCTCTTCTACGTCGCGATGACTCGCGCGCGCGACTGGCTCTCGGTCTCGCGACATCAACGCGTCACCAAACAGCGGGTCGCGCAGAGCCCGTACCACGCAGAGCTCTCAGAACACGCCACTTCCCCCGACGACATCCATCTGCCGCCGATCGAGCCGCGCGGCGAGGGCGACGACGCCGAGCTCCTGATCACGTTCAGCGAGCTGGCTTCGTTCATCGACTGCGGGATGGCCTACCGGCTGCGCAAACTCATCGGCTTCCAGCCTCGGCTCGCCCCCGAGCTCGGCTACGGCAAGGCGGTCCACCACGTCCTGCGCCGCGTCGCCGAGACGACACGCGACACCGGGCACGTTCCGACCTCATCCGAGATCGACGCCCTCCTCGACTCGAGCTTCTTCCTCCCGACGGCGAACAAGGTCGCGCACCGACAGCTCAAGGACGCCGCTCGCCGCCTGATCACGACGTACGCGACCAAGCACGAGGGCGATCTCCATCGCATCTGGGAGACGGAGCGTCCCTTCGAGCTCCACCTCGACGGCGTCACGGTCAGCGGCCGCGCCGACGTCATCCTCGATCACGAGGGCGGCGTCCCGACCGCTCTGGCGTTGGTCGACTACAAGACGTCGG
- a CDS encoding response regulator transcription factor — translation MLVDDDDLVRRGLRLILSNDPALEVVAEAEDGDIALRRAPHHRPDVVLMDVRMPQMDGITATRELIARVPDARVVILTTFNEDEYVVGALRAGASGFLLKRSAPEDLLRAIHVVASGDALLSPAVTRRVIERVVEQPVLSPSQDPRLAELTPRELEVFLLIAQGHANREIAAALTVEETTVKSHVRNVLTKLGARDRIHAVILAYECGAISPGGRAA, via the coding sequence ATGCTGGTCGACGACGACGACCTGGTCCGCCGCGGCCTGCGCCTGATCCTCTCCAACGACCCGGCGCTCGAGGTCGTCGCCGAGGCCGAGGACGGCGACATCGCGCTGCGCCGCGCGCCGCACCACCGCCCCGACGTGGTGCTGATGGACGTCCGCATGCCCCAGATGGACGGCATCACGGCGACCCGCGAGCTGATCGCCCGGGTGCCCGACGCGCGCGTGGTCATCCTCACGACCTTCAACGAGGACGAGTACGTCGTCGGCGCGCTGCGCGCCGGCGCCAGCGGCTTCCTGCTCAAGCGCAGCGCCCCCGAGGACCTGCTGCGCGCGATCCACGTCGTCGCCTCCGGCGACGCGCTGCTCTCCCCCGCGGTGACCCGACGCGTGATCGAGCGGGTGGTCGAGCAGCCGGTCCTGAGCCCCTCCCAGGATCCGCGGCTCGCCGAGCTCACGCCCCGCGAGCTCGAGGTCTTCCTGCTCATCGCCCAAGGGCACGCCAACCGCGAGATCGCCGCCGCGCTGACCGTCGAGGAGACGACGGTCAAGAGCCACGTGCGCAACGTGCTGACCAAGCTCGGCGCACGCGACCGGATCCACGCGGTGATCCTCGCCTACGAGTGCGGCGCGATCTCGCCCGGCGGGCGGGCGGCGTGA